The DNA window taaccgctgagccacaatgggaactcccctcttttcttttttaaacggctgcacccacagcatatggaagttcctgggccaggggttgaattcaagcctcagctgtggcaatgccggatcctctaACCTAACCCACTgcgttgggctggggatcagacccgTGTTTtttgcagtgacccgagccgatgcagtcggattcttaacctactgtgtgccacaatgggagctcccagagcTCTCCCATCTacaaatacatgtacacacacacaaaaatacatttcAACAGCATTCCTTTTAATCAAGTGTCActctttttcccctcctctcgGCCCTCTCTCCAGGATCGACGAGAACGTGCTAGGAGCCCAGCTGGACGTTGAGGCCGCCCACTCGGAGATCCTCAAGTACTTCCAGTCGGTCACGTCCAACCGGTGGCTTATGGTCAAAATCTTCCTCATCCTCATTGTCTTCTTCATCATCTTCGTGGTCTTCCTTGCCTGAACCCTCTCCAACGCTGAGGCATTCCGTGGGGGTTTGGAACCCTCCTGGGAGGGCAGGTGGCCAGAGCTGCCACTGAGCCTGTGCAGGGTGCTTGGGAGAAAGGCCCTGTTTCCCTGGAACTGCTAAGAACGGCCACTGCCCCTGATCTCCCACTCCTTGCCTCTGGCCACCCTGTCCTCCCCTCACCATCCTCAGGCCCATGAAACACACGGTTCTGGATTTGGACTCTGCTGTGAAGTGGCTGGAAGGGAGCAGAGGCCAACTGGAGGGCTCTTCGGGGAGGTTGTCTCCACTGGAGATTTTTATAAACCCTCCCCAGCCTTTCTCAACTCTGGCAGCAAGGGGAGATGATGCCCTTCCCCACCTTCCTGAGAGTGAGGAGAGGAAGTGAAACTTCCCCAGGGACCAACTTTCCCATCTGGGTTAAAATTTACCTCTTCCTCTCTTCACCATGTGAGGCAAGGGGCCCTGAGCCCTTTGGCTGCCTACACAACCCCAACTCTGGCTGCAGATGACTCTCAATCTGCCAAATGTGCTGCGGCCCGTTTCCTCCCAATTACAACAAGACTGTCAGCCTCACTAGCCATGTCGTCATTTCGGGGTGGGAGCGTCGAAGGGCCTTGGCAGCAAGTGGAGTGAGCCCACTGCCCAGCATCATAACTAAAAGGGTTGGGCTGATGGCCCTGACGGGCCAGGCTCACTCACTCTGTGCACACAGCTGCCTCCCGCAGGGGGTTTCCAGGTGTAGCAGCACTTAGTTAGCATGGAAACTTCCCTTCAGAGGCCCGTAACAGGAtcccagcctgggtccctgatTGACGGCAACTTCCAGGACCATCTCCAGAAGTATTTGGACCTGTCTCATCTGCATGCTCCAACCATTTGGCCCCAAACTTACTTGCGCTGGATGAAGTAGGAGCCCTGCCTGCTGCTAGGAGTGAAGGTGACATGAAGAATCCGTTCCCAGCTCCAGCTGAGGCTCTTGGTCCCCTTGAAGCCCCTCACCACATCCAAGCCAGTCAGAAGAATGAAGGAGTGACCTGCCTGGAACACCCACCCTCCAGGGAGGTTAATATGCTTTCTAGTCCTGACCAGGACCCAGAACCACATCATCCTGCATCACTGGAGTTCCCCCACTTCACACACCCGAAAGGAAGCTCAAGCTGTAGAGACAACAGTCACTATACACTGTGCTGGCCCCAGTACTTTGAGGGGTCCAGGAGAGCCCAGGTCTTTCCTAGCCATGGCATTTTAATATTTCCTCTCCCTTTGGCCTGTGTTCAGCGTGTGGTCAGGCTGGCCTCCTCACTGCCCAGTTGACACAAGACGTGGGTTTAGCATAGCACATCCCGGTGGGTTGGTGGGTGGGTTGGTTTGTGAAGACAGCCAAAGCCTGGCAAATGCCGTTTTTCTCTCCTTTGATTGCAACTCTCTCGGAGGGAATGCATAGATCAGTAGTTATTTCACAAATATATGTTGGGTTCCTGCTGCGTGCGTGCTAAGTATGGTATCCAGTCAGGTGCCGGAGAGAAAAAGCCGTGAATTAATCAAGCCCCTGCTCTCTAGGAGTTTACCgttagttttctatttcattttataggCGAGGAGACCGAGGCCTAGATCTGCAAGTGTCAAAGGGCTGAGCTGAGACTTGCCCTGGCTGGATCCTTCTAGGTGTCTATGTGCGGTCACTCCCGCTCCTAAGGGCCTGGTCTCCCACTCCTCGGAAGCCCTTCCTGTAGCCCCTCTTCCCTGTTCCTCTCGGAATCCTGGGCTGCAGTAGCCACCTCTCCGCTTCACCGCTGACCCTGGAGGTGCTCCAGCAGAGAGCTACTAGCGGCGGGGTGGATGAAAGCAGGGGGCCGGCGAACCCGCGGTAACTCGGCTTCCCAAGCTCAGGTCCTGGGCGGGGCGTGCAACGCCAAGTCCCGCCCCCGGCTAGTCCGCTCGTCGAATGCGCACGCGCGTCTCCCAGTGGTTCCGCCCATCACCGTGGGACGTCGGCTGCGCGCGACGCGCTGGCCGCATAAATGCGGCGGCATCCGGCGTAGGAGCACTTCAGCCGGGAGAGCCTGGGCGTTCGGACGTTTGCCGGTGTCGCGGGCCGCGACAGAGCCCGCCCCTGCTCGCTGCGCCATGGCGGACGAAGGGAAGTCATACAACGGTCAGTGCTGGCCCTTGGGTCGGGGAGCCGGTCGATCTTGGGCCCTGCTGGGCTGCGCCAGCCTAGGCCGCAGCGCCGGGGCGTGAGGCCGCGAGGGGCCCGGCGTCCACGGGGAACGGCGGTGGCGCGGCGCGGGCCCGGGGCGAGGCAGCCCGGGGGCCTGGGTGAGCTTGAGGGTTGGGTGCCGGGGTTGTTGACGCTGGGATCCTCCCTTTGCGGGCCCCTGCGACTCGGAGAGGTGGCTCAGTGGTGGGGTGATGAGATTCCTTTGAACTTTGTGGGTGGTTGATGCCTGTCAGTTCAATTTGGCGGCCAAACTGTTTAATGTGAGTCAGTGCCCTTCTCCTGGGCTGATGTGCCCTATTTTCTACCGCGCGTCCAGGCGattttgccccctcccccacctaacGCGTCTGTCGCTTAGGCTTAATATTTTAGATCTGCACATCAACTCGATGTTCTGGTCCAAACACTACACTGAGTTTTAGTCCAGAGCGGTGGTTAGGAGCCGAGGTTTCAATCCCGAGTTGGCTATGCCAAGCTTGAGTAACTTACACCCTCAGACTTCGTTTTCCATCTCCTTAATGAGGATAGAAACAGTACCAGCCTTCTGAGTTtgtctccgtgtgtgtgtgtgttaaaacgAGATCATTCATGTCAGGTGCCTGGAGCATAGTGCCTGACACTGGAGAAGAGTGCTCAGTGAATGTTAGCAACGACTTGTgtgcatttattacttttttcctagGGTAACTTCTTGAGAAactcatatttttagttttttaaggaacctccatactctttcccgtagtggctgcaccagttttcattcctaccaacagcgtaggagggttgccttttctccacatcctctccagcatttgtttttgtggactttttaatgttggccattctgattggtgtgaagtgCTACcttattgtggctttgatttgcatttctctaataattagtgatgttgagcatcttttcatgtgcctgtaggCCATCTGTAtcgtgggtctttttttttttttctttctttcttttttttgctttttagggccccagccgaggcatatgaaagttcccacgctaggggtccaatcagagatgtaactgctggcctacaccacagccacagcaacgccggatccttaacccaccgaactaggccaggggctgaatccgcatcctcatggatcctagttgggtccgttaaccactgagccacgcagggaactccttcatgggTCTTTTTTAAGAAGCGCTTCCTACACACCAGGGTTCAGAGGATCATATTCTTGGAGAGGACCCTTGGTGAAGCATCCTAACTGCCACTGGAACCTGAATTCAGGAGTTGTCTCCTTAGTTAAAAGCCTTTTCTGACCAAGAAAACAAAGAGCTCACTCCCAAACGTTCAGAGTGGCAGTTTGAgaataagacttttaaaagaagCCCTTAAATTGGTCCTATCTGTGTGTGGTGTTTGTATTGTATGGGCAAAAGGAGAGCTGTTTCCCCGAAAGCTAGTGTAATCATGAGGACGGATTTGCCACCTGTGAGAGGGGTCACCTCGGGGTTAAGTAGATTTGGGTGGGCCCACAGAAAGCGGATGTCGGGTGACTTTTGAGGGGTTCGAATTGTGTCCAGTTACTCTGGGTCACTCACACTTCACATTCACTTGAGAGTGGCAGTTGGagagcaagatttttttttttttaaatctttttaaattgaggaaggttgatttacaatgtaatgttggtttcaggtgtacagcatagtcaTTCCTGTATTTATAGATTacactccattaaaagttattggAAAATAATCGTTGTCATTCCCTGTGCCGTACAACAGATCCTTGTGGCTTATCTCTCTTATacttagtagtttgtatctcttaatcccatatcttgccttatcttgcccctccccctcataaccactagtttgttgcctgtatctgtgagtctgtttctgttttgctgtatacattttatttttttaaattccacctgCAGGTAATGtcacatagtatttgtccttttccctctggcttatttcactaaacgTAATACCCTGcaagttcattcatgttgcaactatggcaagatttcattctttttgatggctgaatagtattccgttatgtgtgtgtgtatgcaccacatctttatccattagTCTCTTGGTGAACACTAGGATCGCTTCCATagcttggctactgtaaatagtgctaccGTGAACATGAATCTTTTTgcattatatatttctttctagATGTATATCTAGGGGTGAAATTGCTggtggtcatatggtagttctatttttagtcttttgagagGAGAACAAGACTTTAGAAGatgcttgtggagttccctggtggttcagcaggtcgaggatctgatgctgtcactgctgcagcatgggtttgagccctgccctgggaacttctgtatgccttgtgggtgcagccaaaaaaaaaaaaaaaaaggtcttaaatTGGTCATATTTGTAACTGACATTTGTGCTCTATAGGCAAGAGTCCTGTTTACCAGAGCTGATGTAATCATTGAGATTGGTTTTTCCCCTTGTGATTGGTTTTCCTTTGTGATTGGTTTCCCAAGATATAATCACTGACCACATTTCCAGTGGAGTTAAGTAGACTTGGGCACTTGAGAGCAGGCAGTTTTCAGGTGACCTGACCGAGTGTGAGTTGTGTCCAGTTACTGCTCGGGACACTCGCACTTCCACATTCTGCTTCTCCTTTGTAGTTCCagtttctgcttcatttttctaaAGCCTTATACACAGTTTTCCAGGGATGTTTCCCTTTTGCTGCCATCCCACGGAGaaggttctttccctggccagGCAGAGGAGTTTGCCAGGAGGTGGGCTCTGTCGTGATTGTGTGTCTCCTGTCTGGTAGTGCAGGGTGCTGGATACTGGGATCGCCCAGTAGGGGAGCTGAACCAGGgatgtattttctaatttgtgtCCCGTTTCCAACCCCAGAGCACGATGATCGAGTTAGTTTCcctcaaagaaggaagaaaggccgAGGCCCTTTCCGGTGGAAGTGTGGCGAGGGGAACCGGCGCTCTGCAAGGGGAGGTTCTAGCATTCGGTCTTCCCGCCTTGAGGAAGATGACAGAGATGTGGCAGTGAGCGACGCCCAGGATGTTCCCCGACTACGATAGTGAGTAACCAGTTTGTCCGGTTTGAGTTCAGCGACCCGTTTGTTTCCGTGGCCTTCTCACCACAGTGCGTGTGTCATTTCTCTTCGTTGCTGGACGAGAGAGACATGCCAGAACCAGCCTCCTGGTTGAACAGCCGTAGGCCTGGTCCGGACACCAGGGCACGAAGGTCCCCGAGAAGACAGGCCTCACTTTGTGGATGTTTgattccctccttcccccacagcaACCCCTATGCTCCGCGACCCAACCGTCGGGGCGATGGTTGGCACGAGCGGTCTCGAATTCACGTCACGGTGCCTCTGCGGAGAGACAGAGTTCCTCCAGAGAGGGGAGGAGCCGGCACCAGCCAGGATGGGACCTCAAAGAACTGGTTTAAGATTACAGTGAGTGTCTTGGCAAGGGCGCAGAGCCGGGGTGCTGGGGGGCCGGGCCCAGGGTGAGGGGTTTCCTTCGCACATCACAAGGTTGGGCTTCTCAGCGGCTCACTCCACAGTCAGGTGGCCATTCTTTCTCCTTAGAATCCCTGTCTTAAAAAACCTATGAGCAGGttcagaaaaggagaaggagacaAGTGGGATTGGGGGGGGCATCTAAAGGGAAATGTGGCAACTGTGGTTGGGAGCTGGACTGACTCCTCCGGATTTCTCCATCGCCCTCAAGCCCAGCGTGGCGGCTGGGGGCCCTGGGGTTCTCTGAGCCAGGCAGGTTATCAATGACACCTTGCAACTTTTAGAATCAAgcaatttgaggagttccctggtggtgcaaggttaaggatccagggttactgctgtggcttgggtcacagctgtggcacgggttcaaaacctggcccaggaatttttcaGGCCACAATtaggtccccccccccaaaaaaaagaaacagtttgattcttttgagGAAAAATTCTGCCCAGTATAAATAGACAAAGAGGAGGTTAAGGAATCTGTGTTTGGCTTGAATAGAAAAGCTTTCACTGGCCATTTCTTTCGAAAATGTTTTAGAGCTGGCCGGTGATATGAAGAGAGCACGAGGGCAGGCCTGCTGGTCAGCGATGGTTGTACgctgttcccttttctctctctctctctcctccagatTCCTTATGGCAGGAAATACGACAAGTCATGGCTCCTGGGCATGATTCAGAGCAAGTGCAGTGTCCCTTTCACTCCCATTGAGGTAAACTCCGGCGTGAGTGGCTGGCCGGGCCCCAGGGGAGGTGGAGGTACCAGCTGGGCCAGGGGCTCTGGGCTCCAGGCCTGACACTCTTGTTTCCTCTTCCGGCAGTTTCACTATGAAAACACACGGGCCCAGTTTTTTGTCGAGGACGCCAGTACCGCCTCGGCATTGAAGGCTGTCAACTATAAGATTTTGGATCGGGAGAACCGCAGGGTGTGTGCAAAGGGCCTGGCGTGCTCGGGGGCGGGGCTTGGTGCTCAGGGCTCCGACTGAGTCTCGGTCCCGGGGCTCGGGCCTCCCCGAGTTCACCCTGCCCCGGGTCTTCCTTGTCCGCAGATATCTATCATCATCAACTCCTCTCCGCCGCCCCACACTGTGCAGAACGAGCTGAAGCCGGAGCAAGTCGAGCAGCTCAAGGTGAGGCCGGTGGGCTGAATGGGTGTGTCCTTCCAGTtgtcaccccccacacacacccacctacccacccacacacacacacacacagccccagaGACTGCTGAACTGCTGCTGAACGCTTTGTCTTCCTCTGTAGCTGATCATGAGCAAACGATACGACGGCTCCCAGCAAGCCCTTGACCTCAAGGGCCTCCGTACAGACCCAGGTACGGTCCACAGCAGGAATGCTTAGACGGTTGGAGACAGAGGGGGCTCAGTCCGGCAGAGAAAGTTGGAGAATGGTGCGGGCCCCAACACCCCCTCAGACTgacttccctttccttcctgaaGACTTGGTGGCCCAGAACATCGACGTGGTCCTGAACCGCAGAAGCTGCATGGCAGCCGCCCTGCGCATCATCGAAGAGAACATCCCTGAGGTGAGGCCTTTGTCCCGCCCGCGGGGCGTGAGGACACGGGGGTGGTGTAGATGGGAGGGGCCTTCATGGCAGGCTTGTTTCTAATCCCCTCGCTGGCCGTGCTTCCTCTAAACTCTTCTCTCCCCACAGCTGTTGTCCTTGAACTTGAGCAATAACAAGCTCTACAGACTGGATGACTTGTCCAACATCGTGCAGAAAGCACCGAATCTAAAGATCCTAAATCTCTCTGGAAACGAGGTGAGATGGAGAGCCTGGTTGTGTTCTGaagggggggtgggtgggcagagggTGCTGACCGCGGGAGACAGGGGGCGGGCGTTTCAGAGTCGAGGGGGATtacggggggcaggggggcacgAGTGGGGATCCAGCTGGCTGCCTACCCGCCTTTTCCCCCCTCCCTTGCAGCTGAAGTCTGAGCGGGAGCTGGACAAGATCAAAGGGCTGAAGCTAGAAGAGCTGTGGCTCGATGGAAACACCCTGTGTGATACCTTCCGAGACCAGTCCACCTACATCAGGTCAGTTGTAGCCTCTGTCTCCCCTCCTGGGGACCTTCACCCCCCGGGAGGCTGAGCTGCTGCCCCCTGACCAGTGCCCATCTGCAGGAGATGTGCAGCCCTGAGCTGGAACCACCTGTCCTTTGGGAGGATCACGTGCTCCTCCCTCTCGTCTGTCCGTGTCCCCAGCTTGGCCCTGGTCTCCTGCCCTTCCTTCCCACCTGACTGCTCTTTGCTGGTTCTGtggcctttctccctccttcctgagCACAGCCTTTTCCAGACTCTCCCTGCCCTCTGTTCCAGGAAGAGCATCTCCCCTTTTCTCCCGTGACCAGGGGGTGTCGTGTATGTGCCCCACACGTGGGGTTGATTTGAGCAGCCAAGAGCCTGCTGCCCCTGGGCAGAGAAAGCCCTCCCTCCCCGGGGCTTCTGCTGATGGGCCTTCCCTCCTCTGCACTTGGGCCAGGAGGGCCCGCTTCTCTCAGTCCACGCGCCCAAGGCTGCCGCCTGGGCTTCCCCGCCCCCGCTGAGGTGGAGGCCTCCTGGGGGCTGCTGCCAGGCAGACGGTGTCTCTTGCCCAGTGCTCTGAGCTGAGCCCTCCCTGGAGGAGAAACCTGGGGTCCCTAAGACATGTGACCAGAGCCGGGGCCCCGCCGGCAGGCGAGGGCATCCCCAGGCAGGTGCTGGGCGTGGAGGCCGCGGGGGCGTAGGCTGCAAGGAGACGGAGAACTGACCCTCTCCGGGGGCGCTGCCCCTCCCTCGCTCGCACACCTCACATCACCCTGCTTGGCCCCGGAGGATGGCTGGCTAGCCAGAGACGGGTAAGATTCCTCAGGGAAGGAACAACCTAAGACAGGCACAGTCGCAGAGGGGCCATCAGGAGAGGACTTGGGGGCCAACAGAGGTGGGGCACAGACCCTCACCCCCCCAACTTTGCAGGGGCCTGAACCCTCACGCCTTCTGAGGGAGGTCTCCTGCCCCCATGGCTGTCTCGCTTCCCACGCCCAGCTCAGATCGGGACCCAGGTGGCAGACAGAGACCTGGCCAACAGCAGCCGCCCTCTCGCCACACCGAGGATTTGTTTCCCGTGTCCTCCTTGGACCACAGGGAGAGGGGAGCTGAAGGAAAAGGCTGGGTCAGGCGCCTTCTTCCCTTcgttctccctcttctctctgggtGGCTCTTCGCCCTGTAGAGCTCCggcttctttgctttctttttcctttttctctctgcgCACCTGTGTCTCCCTCGTCTCTccttcaccccctcccctcctacctgtcctctctctcttctcctctccctgccttctcttcttccttggcctcccctcctcctgaGCCCTGCCTTGCTCGTCTCCCTGCCCCAACATCCTGTGCCATCCCTGTGGTGTGTTCTGGTCTTGGCCACGGCCAGACCTGGCAGAAGTGATGGATACCTGTTGAGGCAGCGGAGCCCCTGGGctcccaccccattccctcctcccgGGGCTGCACAGGTGAGTAGGTGGAAGGtaaggggggcagggagggagaggaggtccTGGCTTAAAGCCCGGGCTGGGAGCGCTGCTCCTGTGGCGCTCGGGgtcaggcagagagaagagagtcGGCCTTCAAGGCAGTCATTTCTGGGTGCCCCGGGTGAGGCGGGGAGTGGGGCTGCTTTTCCTGGAGCTCAGAGGCTGGGGAAGAGGGCGAGGACAAGCAGGATGGGGTGGGCTGTCCCTCGGGTGTTGGTGTATTTGCTCCTAGTGCAGCCCAGGAGGCCCGGTGGCTCTGAAGCATCACTCACTTCTGTCCCGTTCTTGACAGCGCCATTCGAGAACGATTCCCCAAATTACTACGCCTGGTGAGTCCCTGacttttcttattctcttctgAGGAGGGTAGCATCTCCCACCCTCAGAGTGTTGCCCGATGAGTTTATGTGGCTGCTAATTTGGGGGCACAGAGAGAGCCCTTTGA is part of the Sus scrofa isolate TJ Tabasco breed Duroc chromosome 2, Sscrofa11.1, whole genome shotgun sequence genome and encodes:
- the NXF1 gene encoding nuclear RNA export factor 1, which produces MADEGKSYNEHDDRVSFPQRRKKGRGPFRWKCGEGNRRSARGGSSIRSSRLEEDDRDVAVSDAQDVPRLRYNPYAPRPNRRGDGWHERSRIHVTVPLRRDRVPPERGGAGTSQDGTSKNWFKITIPYGRKYDKSWLLGMIQSKCSVPFTPIEFHYENTRAQFFVEDASTASALKAVNYKILDRENRRISIIINSSPPPHTVQNELKPEQVEQLKLIMSKRYDGSQQALDLKGLRTDPDLVAQNIDVVLNRRSCMAAALRIIEENIPELLSLNLSNNKLYRLDDLSNIVQKAPNLKILNLSGNELKSERELDKIKGLKLEELWLDGNTLCDTFRDQSTYISAIRERFPKLLRLDGHELPPPIAFDVEAPTMLPPCKGSYFGTETLKNLVLHFLQQYYAVYDSGDRQRLLDAYHDGACCSLSIPFIPQNPARSNLAEYFKDSRNVKKLKDPSLRFRLLKHTRLNVVAFLNELPKTQHDINSFVVDISAQTSTLLCFSVNGVFKEVDGKSRDSLRAFTRTFVAVPGSNSGLCIVNDELFVRNASPDEIQRAFAMPAPTPSSSPVPTLSPEQQEMLQAFSTQSGMNLEWSQKCLQDNNWDYTRSAQAFTHLKAKGEIPEVAFIK
- the NXF1 gene encoding nuclear RNA export factor 1 isoform X1 — encoded protein: MKAGGRRTRGNSASQAQVLGGACNAKSRPRLVRSSNAHARLPVVPPITVGRRLRATRWPHKCGGIRRRSTSAGRAWAFGRLPVSRAATEPAPARCAMADEGKSYNEHDDRVSFPQRRKKGRGPFRWKCGEGNRRSARGGSSIRSSRLEEDDRDVAVSDAQDVPRLRYNPYAPRPNRRGDGWHERSRIHVTVPLRRDRVPPERGGAGTSQDGTSKNWFKITIPYGRKYDKSWLLGMIQSKCSVPFTPIEFHYENTRAQFFVEDASTASALKAVNYKILDRENRRISIIINSSPPPHTVQNELKPEQVEQLKLIMSKRYDGSQQALDLKGLRTDPDLVAQNIDVVLNRRSCMAAALRIIEENIPELLSLNLSNNKLYRLDDLSNIVQKAPNLKILNLSGNELKSERELDKIKGLKLEELWLDGNTLCDTFRDQSTYISAIRERFPKLLRLDGHELPPPIAFDVEAPTMLPPCKGSYFGTETLKNLVLHFLQQYYAVYDSGDRQRLLDAYHDGACCSLSIPFIPQNPARSNLAEYFKDSRNVKKLKDPSLRFRLLKHTRLNVVAFLNELPKTQHDINSFVVDISAQTSTLLCFSVNGVFKEVDGKSRDSLRAFTRTFVAVPGSNSGLCIVNDELFVRNASPDEIQRAFAMPAPTPSSSPVPTLSPEQQEMLQAFSTQSGMNLEWSQKGCSLVA